One window of the Desulfitibacter alkalitolerans DSM 16504 genome contains the following:
- a CDS encoding recombinase family protein, whose translation MARTKNRGTNIAVSLFSKQTPKWRLGKYLRLSKDDFKRGNAKDKDKEVSDSIENQRKILNEFEQMNVDEFEWSEEYKDDGFTGTDADRDDFQRLLSDIRTGKINCVIIKDLSRLSRDYVEAGILIDRLFVQMNVRFISLHERIDSYNDPESVSSMVVPITNVMNDQYCYQTSKKIRQVFDYKKRNGEFIGSYAPYGYIKDPNDKHALLVDREAAEVVKQIFAMFLNGMAVRAIVNHLNDHGAMCPSLYKQSQGLKYSCPNGQAKPMWSTITVTNMLKNPVYVGDMAQGRNRVKSYKIHKIEAVPEEDWIVVQNTHEPLVDREAFEKVKQLLKRDTRTAPKQKQLYLFSGFLRCADCGRAMSRIASKELYVYYQCGTYKSLSKKACTMHSIKSTRLEAATLYAIQQQVHLAVSYSAIVSQINMAPLKKSQSVRLEQLISAKEKELAKIMRYKQGLYQDWKDGVITHNDYRHMSEDYERQNEAISEVIANLKKERDELENGIDVENPFLTTFRKYENIDKLTREILIELVDHIKVYEGGDISIRFKFADELRRIIEYIEVNSHLQVV comes from the coding sequence ATGGCACGCACAAAAAACAGGGGAACAAATATCGCCGTTTCCCTATTCTCAAAACAAACTCCCAAATGGCGGTTAGGAAAATATCTAAGGCTTTCCAAAGACGATTTCAAGCGTGGCAATGCTAAGGACAAAGATAAGGAAGTTAGCGACAGCATAGAAAATCAACGGAAAATACTCAACGAGTTTGAGCAGATGAACGTGGATGAATTTGAATGGTCGGAAGAATACAAAGACGATGGCTTTACCGGAACAGACGCCGACCGCGATGATTTTCAAAGACTATTGTCCGACATTCGCACTGGGAAAATCAACTGCGTGATTATCAAAGACCTTTCGCGCCTTTCCCGCGACTATGTTGAAGCGGGCATCCTGATTGACAGGCTGTTTGTGCAGATGAATGTACGGTTTATCAGCCTGCATGAACGGATAGACAGCTACAATGACCCGGAGAGCGTTTCCAGTATGGTTGTTCCGATAACAAACGTGATGAACGACCAATACTGCTATCAGACCTCAAAGAAAATCCGGCAGGTGTTTGACTACAAAAAGCGTAACGGTGAGTTTATCGGCTCCTACGCTCCCTATGGCTACATCAAAGATCCCAACGACAAACACGCCTTGCTTGTAGACCGTGAAGCCGCCGAAGTGGTAAAACAGATTTTTGCCATGTTTCTAAACGGTATGGCGGTTAGGGCAATCGTAAACCATCTGAACGACCACGGCGCTATGTGTCCGTCCCTTTACAAGCAGAGCCAGGGCCTAAAGTACAGTTGCCCCAACGGACAGGCAAAGCCGATGTGGAGTACCATAACAGTCACCAACATGCTGAAAAATCCTGTTTATGTCGGGGATATGGCGCAAGGCCGAAACCGTGTCAAAAGCTACAAGATACACAAAATCGAGGCCGTACCCGAAGAAGATTGGATTGTCGTTCAGAATACCCATGAGCCGCTTGTTGACCGGGAAGCCTTTGAAAAGGTTAAGCAACTGTTAAAGCGCGATACCCGTACCGCGCCAAAGCAAAAGCAACTATACTTGTTCAGCGGCTTTCTCCGCTGTGCGGATTGCGGCAGGGCAATGTCACGGATAGCAAGTAAAGAACTGTATGTTTACTATCAATGCGGCACATACAAGAGCCTTTCAAAAAAAGCCTGCACCATGCACTCGATTAAAAGTACAAGGCTTGAAGCGGCTACGTTGTACGCCATTCAGCAACAGGTACACCTTGCGGTCAGCTACTCCGCTATCGTTTCCCAAATCAATATGGCCCCGCTTAAAAAAAGCCAGTCTGTGCGGCTTGAACAGCTGATTTCCGCAAAAGAAAAGGAGCTTGCCAAAATCATGCGATACAAGCAAGGGCTTTATCAGGACTGGAAAGACGGTGTCATTACGCACAATGATTACCGCCACATGAGCGAAGATTACGAGCGGCAAAATGAGGCCATCAGTGAGGTCATTGCCAATCTGAAAAAAGAGCGGGACGAACTGGAAAACGGCATAGACGTTGAAAATCCGTTTTTGACTACTTTCCGAAAATATGAGAACATCGACAAGTTGACAAGGGAAATACTGATTGAACTGGTTGACCATATCAAGGTATACGAGGGCGGCGACATTAGCATACGGTTTAAGTTTGCCGACGAGCTACGCCGCATTATCGAATACATTGAAGTCAACTCGCATTTGCAGGTGGTATAA
- a CDS encoding DUF6870 family protein, which produces MLNQEEINIMQSVDIATVDKAQLADVSGITFDNSLSKGERAARILAQVKNPYCFRLGDTAVKIEFSDDGPPLQDMIANFLIRQKSGL; this is translated from the coding sequence ATGTTGAATCAAGAAGAAATCAACATAATGCAAAGCGTAGATATTGCCACAGTAGATAAAGCGCAGTTAGCAGATGTTAGCGGCATAACATTTGACAACAGCCTGTCAAAAGGAGAACGCGCCGCTCGGATTTTGGCACAGGTGAAAAATCCTTATTGCTTCCGTCTTGGGGATACAGCGGTAAAAATTGAGTTTTCAGATGATGGGCCACCCCTGCAAGATATGATTGCCAATTTTCTGATACGGCAAAAAAGTGGTCTATAA
- a CDS encoding RNA polymerase sigma factor: MAKINLRDYYPFYNADLFIDIPDEVAATLTEAKRLERNYIRRMFWNKAQYSLDAGDGIEHDALFVSLSPCEVYERKVTAQELHAALDALPNKQGRRVYAHYILGMSKTEIARTEGVSEKNVRQSINRALRSMEIFLKNRL; encoded by the coding sequence ATGGCAAAGATCAATCTGCGGGATTATTACCCGTTTTACAATGCTGACCTTTTTATTGATATACCCGATGAAGTGGCGGCTACCTTAACAGAAGCCAAACGACTAGAGCGAAACTATATCCGCCGTATGTTCTGGAACAAAGCTCAATATTCGCTTGATGCGGGCGACGGTATTGAGCATGACGCGCTTTTTGTTTCTCTCTCCCCCTGCGAGGTTTATGAGCGCAAGGTAACGGCGCAGGAACTCCATGCCGCTCTCGATGCGCTCCCCAACAAACAGGGCCGGAGGGTTTATGCCCATTACATACTTGGCATGAGCAAAACCGAAATTGCGCGTACCGAGGGTGTGAGTGAAAAGAATGTGCGTCAATCCATAAACCGCGCTCTTCGCAGCATGGAAATATTCTTGAAAAACCGTTTGTGA
- a CDS encoding LysE family transporter, with protein MDIQTISSFIIYAIINAFTPGPGNLLALNTIVRVGWKKGKNLLLGIFTGYYAVQVLCAILVYGMQRFLNPVIAIMKYVGAAYILWLAIHILLSKPDLNGMSSKPSFWTGFVLQFVNVKIYLFGITALTGYVLPFYSLFGALLLFEIVIATIGTIATLTWATLGGVFQRTYIKHYRIINIILALALLECVVSLLLL; from the coding sequence ATGGATATACAAACAATCTCTAGTTTTATTATTTATGCAATTATAAATGCTTTCACACCAGGTCCCGGCAACTTGCTCGCCCTTAATACTATAGTGCGTGTAGGTTGGAAAAAAGGAAAAAACTTATTGTTGGGTATTTTTACGGGATATTACGCTGTACAAGTTTTGTGTGCCATATTAGTGTATGGGATGCAAAGATTTTTAAATCCTGTTATAGCCATAATGAAATATGTTGGCGCCGCCTACATCTTATGGCTTGCAATACATATTTTGTTAAGCAAACCAGACTTAAACGGAATGAGCAGCAAGCCGTCCTTTTGGACTGGGTTCGTTCTGCAATTTGTCAATGTGAAAATTTATTTATTTGGAATTACAGCATTAACAGGATATGTATTGCCTTTCTATTCGCTTTTTGGTGCGTTACTGTTATTTGAAATAGTTATTGCGACAATTGGTACTATTGCGACTTTGACTTGGGCCACTTTAGGCGGCGTATTTCAAAGAACATATATAAAACATTACCGTATTATCAATATTATTCTGGCTCTGGCTTTATTGGAATGTGTTGTTAGTTTGCTATTACTGTAA